One genomic window of Trichlorobacter lovleyi includes the following:
- a CDS encoding decaprenyl-phosphate phosphoribosyltransferase — translation MKRITAILQLLRPHQWLKNLMLFFPPFLGGTLLTQGMVVKGTIPCVVFSLASSAGYLVNDLMDREADSNHPRKSSRPLASGMVAVTTAKTLAILLAASAIIVALSVGTTFTLLVLAYLSVSVAYSCCLKKMPVVDLFCIATGFLFRLMAGGAVFSIRISEWLFLSVLLLSLFLSAGKRLSEKQTLSVITAASHRKVLTHYPDGFLDGVLFMTGSAVLVTYTMYTLSHNFLLYTVPLCCFGLLRYILRVKSGLSGDPTESLLRDPWILVVGAGWSAMVGWGIYGT, via the coding sequence ATGAAACGCATTACCGCCATCCTTCAACTACTTCGACCTCACCAGTGGTTGAAGAACCTGATGCTGTTTTTTCCTCCGTTTCTTGGTGGTACTCTGTTAACGCAAGGGATGGTTGTTAAGGGAACCATCCCTTGCGTTGTGTTCTCTCTGGCTTCAAGTGCCGGCTACCTTGTCAATGACTTGATGGACCGTGAAGCTGACTCAAATCATCCACGGAAGTCCTCGCGTCCCTTGGCGTCAGGTATGGTCGCTGTTACGACTGCCAAAACACTGGCCATTTTACTGGCTGCCAGCGCCATTATCGTTGCCCTATCTGTCGGTACAACCTTTACTTTATTAGTACTGGCCTACCTGTCAGTATCGGTTGCCTATTCATGCTGTTTAAAAAAAATGCCGGTGGTTGATCTGTTTTGTATTGCCACCGGTTTTCTGTTCCGACTCATGGCGGGAGGGGCTGTTTTCAGCATCCGTATTTCTGAGTGGCTGTTTTTATCCGTATTGCTGCTCTCACTGTTTTTAAGTGCCGGAAAACGCCTCTCTGAAAAACAGACTCTCAGCGTTATAACTGCAGCATCTCATCGTAAAGTGTTGACACATTATCCAGACGGTTTCCTTGACGGCGTGCTGTTTATGACCGGCAGCGCAGTACTGGTCACCTACACCATGTACACTCTATCCCATAATTTTTTACTGTATACTGTTCCACTCTGTTGCTTTGGACTACTACGCTATATTTTGAGAGTTAAGTCGGGGCTAAGCGGCGATCCGACGGAATCATTATTGCGAGATCCCTGGATACTGGTTGTCGGAGCCGGATGGAGTGCCATGGTGGGGTGGGGGATCTACGGGACATGA
- a CDS encoding class 1 fructose-bisphosphatase: MGKEPGSTKFQTDFRRHLREQNISGNLVHLLCEIAEASKYVINAVRTGDLGVAGTSNLYGEEQLALDVLSDRILRKRLMYSGVVCNIASEEMDEIFQVTSNPLGMFSVAYDPLDGSSLVDVNLAVGTIVGIYQGDNLLQPGRNMVGAMYILYGPRVSMVYSVGKGVYEFTMNHLMEFTLTREKVQMKPSGDIYSPGGLRKKYTPENEAYIRYLEDKGSKLRYSGGFVPDINQILMKGKGIFMYPALTDSPNGKLRLLFELNPMAYLIEQAGGAATNGCMPILDMQPEGLDQRAPIYIGCKEDVAKATEFLNGACA; encoded by the coding sequence ATGGGCAAAGAGCCCGGGAGCACCAAATTTCAGACCGACTTCCGTCGTCATCTGCGTGAGCAGAATATCAGTGGTAATCTGGTACATCTGTTGTGTGAAATTGCCGAGGCCAGTAAATATGTGATCAACGCGGTTCGTACCGGTGACTTGGGGGTTGCCGGTACCTCCAATCTGTACGGCGAAGAACAGTTGGCCCTGGATGTGTTGTCCGACCGAATTCTGCGCAAACGACTGATGTATTCAGGAGTGGTCTGTAACATTGCTTCTGAAGAAATGGATGAAATCTTTCAAGTCACCAGTAACCCTTTGGGGATGTTTTCAGTGGCCTATGACCCGCTGGACGGTTCCTCATTGGTTGATGTGAATCTGGCCGTAGGAACCATTGTCGGGATTTATCAGGGCGACAATCTGCTGCAACCGGGCCGTAATATGGTTGGAGCCATGTACATCCTGTATGGCCCAAGGGTCTCCATGGTCTATTCAGTGGGTAAGGGGGTTTATGAGTTTACCATGAACCATTTGATGGAGTTTACCCTGACCCGCGAAAAGGTTCAGATGAAGCCGTCCGGTGATATCTATTCTCCAGGTGGCCTGCGTAAGAAATATACGCCAGAAAACGAAGCCTATATCCGCTATCTCGAAGATAAAGGTTCAAAACTGCGTTATTCAGGTGGATTTGTACCGGATATCAATCAGATTTTGATGAAGGGCAAAGGGATCTTTATGTACCCGGCCCTGACCGATTCCCCCAATGGTAAGCTACGGCTTTTGTTTGAACTGAACCCCATGGCATATTTGATTGAACAGGCTGGCGGCGCTGCTACCAATGGGTGTATGCCGATTCTTGACATGCAACCAGAGGGACTTGATCAACGGGCACCAATTTATATTGGTTGCAAAGAAGATGTGGCGAAAGCCACAGAATTTTTAAATGGAGCTTGTGCGTGA
- a CDS encoding ABC transporter permease, which produces MISESNVLQFPDRIGAFVLRRGQFFITITRLILQSLVSLLSPPSLGNPAIRMVLLKQLYFTGFEAAKIIVLVAVILGTVIVSQVIGLVGGGNGSLIGKVLVWVVFLELGPLLTAMIVIARSGTAIAAELGAMKINGEIAALERLGIDPERYLLLPRVIGAATSVMLLTVYFVLTSFVGGFLIVSFGHHISYDQFIQGIVASLGIREVIVLMAKAAAFGLIIPLICCNAGMSVGTSATEIPQAATRAVITSLFSIFVLDGVITYLASLLAVA; this is translated from the coding sequence ATGATATCTGAGTCGAATGTGCTGCAGTTCCCTGATCGCATTGGGGCCTTTGTGCTTCGCCGGGGGCAGTTTTTTATCACCATCACACGACTCATTCTGCAGTCTCTGGTATCATTGCTCAGTCCTCCCTCGCTGGGGAACCCTGCTATTCGCATGGTATTACTGAAACAGCTCTATTTTACCGGTTTTGAGGCTGCAAAAATCATTGTGCTGGTTGCTGTTATCCTCGGAACCGTTATTGTCAGTCAGGTGATTGGTCTGGTTGGCGGTGGAAACGGTTCATTAATCGGTAAAGTGCTGGTCTGGGTTGTGTTTCTTGAGTTAGGCCCTCTTTTAACTGCAATGATTGTCATTGCCCGCAGTGGCACTGCCATCGCAGCCGAACTGGGGGCCATGAAAATTAATGGTGAAATTGCCGCGTTGGAACGGCTGGGAATCGATCCGGAACGTTACCTGTTGTTACCCCGCGTCATAGGTGCTGCCACCTCTGTCATGCTCCTTACCGTTTATTTTGTGCTGACTTCATTTGTAGGTGGCTTTCTGATTGTCTCGTTTGGCCACCATATATCGTACGATCAGTTTATCCAGGGGATTGTTGCCTCACTTGGAATACGAGAAGTGATTGTCTTGATGGCAAAGGCAGCGGCATTCGGTCTGATTATCCCGCTTATCTGCTGTAATGCCGGAATGTCTGTTGGTACCAGTGCCACGGAAATCCCCCAGGCTGCAACCAGGGCTGTCATTACCAGCCTCTTTTCAATTTTTGTCCTGGATGGGGTGATAACGTATCTTGCCTCTCTGCTGGCGGTTGCCTGA
- a CDS encoding 3',5'-cyclic-nucleotide phosphodiesterase has product MKLRILGSAGAEFPDFRPPAFLIDDSLLLDAGTIGSVLTEDEQWSIRNIFITHAHLDHIRGIPALADNIIVKNLRHLVDVYAPLSVIEALRTHLFNGLIWPDFTCLPTPEEPVLRFNVIQPSEPVVLGNLTPERRSIDGYSLTAVPVHHTVPAVGYCVEHAGRRLVYTGDTGPTEEIWRYASGADVLIVEVSFPNSQESLALLTQHLCCSLLEKELAKIPELPKRILITHPKPQYYELIRDEIAQMGIRQVELLRDGTIYDI; this is encoded by the coding sequence ATGAAGCTGCGTATTCTGGGAAGTGCCGGGGCAGAATTTCCTGATTTCAGGCCGCCGGCCTTTCTGATCGATGACTCACTGTTGCTTGATGCGGGTACTATCGGTTCTGTTTTGACAGAAGATGAACAATGGTCAATCAGAAATATCTTTATTACCCATGCCCACCTGGATCATATTCGCGGTATCCCGGCGCTGGCTGACAATATAATCGTCAAAAATCTGCGCCACCTGGTTGATGTCTATGCACCGTTATCAGTTATTGAAGCCCTGCGTACCCATCTGTTTAACGGCCTGATCTGGCCTGATTTTACCTGTCTGCCCACGCCGGAAGAACCGGTGTTGCGTTTTAATGTCATTCAACCGTCTGAACCGGTTGTGCTTGGTAATTTGACTCCTGAACGCCGCAGTATTGACGGCTACTCATTGACTGCAGTACCGGTGCATCATACGGTCCCGGCAGTTGGCTATTGCGTTGAACATGCCGGACGCCGTCTGGTTTATACCGGTGACACCGGCCCGACTGAAGAAATCTGGCGCTATGCCTCAGGTGCCGATGTCCTGATAGTTGAGGTGTCGTTCCCTAACAGTCAAGAGTCGCTGGCGCTTTTGACGCAGCATCTGTGCTGTTCATTGCTTGAAAAGGAGTTGGCCAAGATCCCAGAACTCCCCAAACGGATTCTGATTACCCATCCAAAGCCACAGTATTATGAGCTGATCCGGGATGAAATTGCACAGATGGGGATCCGCCAGGTTGAACTGCTGCGTGATGGGACTATCTATGATATCTGA
- a CDS encoding PilZ domain-containing protein: protein MRETFQIVSIKDGKQDLESILHTLREMKTGRLKNDLKLLNYYHEVPISYSAKIDSIDSDCIEVTAHQAQSVVLGLQKQALLTSSSFPQGLGVHCFVEYVNVKNSFAVLGRFAYASIRAERRGAVRVKIDGFVPAAYTADTQTLSGRADDISVSGVAIHNQQSVPAGIPENGTLQLSVNGSELILPSTLVKSAEKEGEFVHTFRFEPDKNADKVISQYIYGRQVEIIRQLKEQFQ from the coding sequence GTGCGAGAAACATTCCAGATCGTAAGCATAAAAGATGGCAAACAAGACCTGGAGTCGATCCTGCACACCCTGCGGGAGATGAAAACAGGACGTCTCAAAAACGATTTGAAATTGCTGAATTACTACCATGAAGTCCCGATCAGCTATTCTGCAAAGATCGATTCAATTGATAGCGACTGCATCGAGGTTACTGCACACCAGGCACAATCAGTCGTCCTGGGGTTGCAAAAGCAGGCTTTATTGACAAGCTCTTCTTTTCCACAAGGCTTGGGAGTCCACTGTTTTGTTGAATATGTCAATGTAAAGAACAGTTTTGCTGTGCTGGGACGTTTTGCCTATGCCTCGATTCGTGCAGAAAGACGTGGTGCGGTTCGCGTAAAGATTGATGGTTTTGTGCCAGCCGCCTATACAGCTGACACCCAAACGCTGTCCGGTCGTGCTGACGACATCTCAGTTTCCGGGGTTGCCATTCATAACCAGCAGTCTGTACCGGCAGGTATCCCGGAAAATGGCACCCTGCAGCTTTCGGTCAATGGTTCGGAATTGATCTTGCCTTCAACGCTGGTGAAATCGGCTGAAAAGGAAGGGGAGTTTGTGCACACCTTTCGGTTCGAGCCGGACAAGAATGCAGACAAAGTTATTTCACAGTATATTTACGGCCGTCAGGTTGAAATCATCCGGCAATTAAAAGAGCAGTTTCAGTAG
- the mutM gene encoding DNA-formamidopyrimidine glycosylase, with protein sequence MPELPEVESVLQCLTTSNPSLIGRLVREVRILRDSVVEGDADTVVQTVTGLTCCAVCRHGKYLFFGFQGCSEQKPVWLALHLRMTGRLFLVPEQEIAERHTRFSLLLDHGLALRFDDPRAFGRVWLIDEPSEVTGKLGPDALLIRQNTFLDRLHGTRRQLKPLLLDQSFVAGVGNIYADETLFRAQLHPARLSADLSSPEAERLYHALHGVLVQAVAAKGANIDGVFEAGSFPVAVYGRGGRPCIVCGTLIVKERLGQRGTHFCPVCQPLG encoded by the coding sequence ATGCCTGAATTACCGGAAGTCGAAAGTGTTCTGCAATGTCTGACCACCAGTAATCCCTCGCTGATAGGAAGGCTGGTCCGTGAGGTGCGGATTCTGCGTGATTCGGTAGTTGAAGGGGATGCAGATACTGTTGTACAAACAGTCACAGGACTAACCTGCTGTGCTGTTTGCCGGCATGGCAAGTATCTGTTCTTTGGATTTCAAGGTTGTTCTGAGCAGAAACCGGTTTGGCTGGCCCTGCATCTGCGCATGACCGGTCGCCTGTTTCTGGTGCCGGAGCAGGAGATTGCAGAACGTCATACCCGGTTCTCATTGCTGCTTGACCACGGTTTGGCGCTTCGTTTTGACGACCCCCGTGCCTTTGGGCGAGTCTGGTTGATTGATGAACCGTCAGAAGTCACCGGCAAGCTGGGACCGGATGCACTGCTAATCCGGCAGAATACATTTTTGGACCGTTTGCATGGTACGCGGAGGCAGTTGAAACCGTTACTGTTGGATCAGTCGTTTGTGGCAGGAGTCGGTAATATCTATGCCGATGAAACATTATTCCGTGCTCAGCTGCATCCTGCCCGTTTGTCTGCAGATCTGTCATCACCGGAGGCAGAGCGTTTGTATCATGCCCTGCATGGTGTGCTGGTTCAGGCTGTTGCTGCCAAAGGTGCCAATATTGATGGTGTCTTTGAGGCAGGCTCATTTCCGGTTGCGGTGTATGGCAGGGGAGGCAGACCATGCATTGTCTGTGGTACTTTGATTGTTAAAGAACGGCTTGGTCAGAGGGGAACCCATTTTTGCCCTGTTTGCCAGCCGCTCGGGTAG
- a CDS encoding CHASE2 domain-containing protein: MKKRLAFVVFGLIAAILTFVAYRQAPQALQQLDYRMKDARFRVRGPIKPDKNVVVVAIDHASIKEIGRWPWSREVTGRLIQNLASYGVKVTALDIVFSEPQNPAADAALASSIAKADNVVMGYFFRDEEQSVDPAAIAQMERATVKLMRVAEGVQSIPLTEYANLDVNLPQLGAGARDFGFFNARPDGDGLYRRSILLLLYNGDIYPSLALKALRHYLNSDIMLEVKSYGIDGLQIGSLRIPSREDGTMSLNYYGPAHSFRTVSAADVLKKRLKPDELKGAIAFVGATEIGIYDIRPTPFDATQPGVELHATVAANALERRFLKYDGITQMQEMLCILLLPILLGVVLAFVPGTFAGLAAFAGTAVLFLAVNYFGFTLGLRDMTIIYPMLGIGLTYLGSESWRNLVVEKKGRQLKKAFSNYVSPDLVREIEKNPDKLVLGGEQREISILFSDIRGFTTVSESLTPPELVTLLNEYLSPMTRIVLEEKGTLDKFIGDAVMAIFNAPLDVPGHAEHACAAAVRMLEELKRLNEGFAERGMHTLDIGVGINTGPAVVGNMGADIRFDYTAIGDSVNLASRLEGLNKYYGSHILVSEDTRNQVSSERFVFREVDRVRVKGKHLPIVMYELMITNLALLPQFEEGLEKYRAKQFVAAQQIFDRLVADYSDGPSRLYSNRCAEYLETPPPADWDGVYTAKSK; the protein is encoded by the coding sequence ATGAAAAAACGCCTTGCTTTCGTTGTCTTTGGTTTGATTGCCGCTATCCTCACGTTTGTGGCCTATCGACAGGCCCCCCAGGCGTTGCAACAGCTTGATTACCGGATGAAGGATGCCCGCTTTCGTGTCCGGGGGCCGATTAAGCCGGACAAGAATGTTGTGGTGGTGGCGATCGATCATGCCAGTATCAAGGAGATCGGTCGCTGGCCCTGGTCCCGAGAAGTAACCGGGCGTTTGATCCAAAACCTGGCAAGCTATGGGGTCAAAGTCACTGCGCTGGATATTGTCTTTTCAGAGCCCCAAAACCCGGCCGCAGATGCTGCCCTGGCCAGTTCTATTGCCAAGGCGGACAATGTGGTCATGGGCTATTTTTTCCGTGACGAGGAACAGTCTGTTGATCCGGCGGCCATTGCCCAGATGGAGCGGGCAACGGTCAAGCTGATGAGGGTTGCTGAAGGGGTGCAATCCATTCCGCTGACTGAATATGCCAACCTGGATGTTAATCTGCCGCAGCTGGGTGCCGGGGCACGTGATTTCGGTTTTTTCAATGCCAGACCTGATGGTGATGGATTGTACCGGCGCTCAATCCTGCTGCTGCTCTACAATGGTGATATCTATCCTTCTCTGGCTCTGAAGGCGCTGCGTCACTATCTGAACAGTGATATCATGCTGGAGGTGAAGTCCTACGGCATTGATGGTCTGCAGATCGGCTCCCTGCGAATTCCCTCCCGTGAAGACGGCACCATGTCGTTAAACTATTACGGACCGGCTCACTCCTTCAGAACGGTATCCGCAGCTGATGTACTCAAAAAACGGTTGAAGCCCGATGAGCTGAAAGGCGCCATTGCCTTTGTAGGCGCCACTGAGATCGGAATTTACGATATCCGGCCAACACCGTTTGATGCCACCCAGCCAGGTGTTGAGCTGCATGCCACTGTTGCAGCAAATGCCCTTGAACGTCGTTTCCTGAAGTACGATGGGATTACGCAAATGCAGGAGATGCTCTGCATCCTGCTGTTGCCGATCCTGCTGGGGGTTGTGCTGGCTTTTGTGCCTGGCACATTTGCCGGCTTGGCTGCCTTTGCTGGAACGGCCGTACTGTTTTTGGCGGTAAACTATTTTGGGTTTACCCTGGGTTTGCGGGATATGACCATCATCTATCCAATGCTTGGCATCGGCCTGACCTACCTGGGCAGCGAATCCTGGCGAAATCTGGTGGTTGAAAAAAAGGGGAGGCAGCTGAAGAAGGCTTTTTCCAATTATGTTTCCCCTGATCTGGTGCGCGAAATTGAAAAAAATCCTGACAAACTGGTGTTGGGGGGTGAACAACGTGAAATTTCAATTTTATTCTCAGATATCCGCGGTTTTACAACAGTTTCAGAAAGTCTGACGCCTCCTGAACTCGTAACACTTTTAAATGAATATCTTTCACCGATGACCAGGATTGTGCTGGAAGAAAAGGGGACGCTGGATAAGTTTATCGGCGATGCAGTTATGGCAATCTTTAATGCCCCACTGGATGTTCCCGGTCATGCAGAGCATGCCTGCGCTGCTGCTGTCCGAATGCTTGAAGAGTTAAAACGCCTGAACGAGGGGTTTGCAGAGCGTGGCATGCATACCCTGGATATTGGGGTCGGTATCAATACGGGACCGGCAGTTGTGGGTAACATGGGGGCAGATATCCGTTTTGACTACACCGCCATCGGGGATTCAGTCAATCTTGCCTCCCGTCTGGAAGGGCTGAACAAGTATTATGGCTCCCATATTCTGGTCAGTGAGGATACCCGTAACCAGGTGTCAAGCGAGCGCTTTGTATTCCGTGAAGTTGACCGGGTACGGGTCAAGGGCAAACATTTGCCGATTGTCATGTATGAGCTGATGATTACCAATCTTGCACTGTTGCCACAGTTTGAAGAAGGGCTTGAAAAATACCGTGCAAAGCAGTTTGTTGCAGCGCAGCAGATCTTTGACCGGTTAGTTGCTGACTACTCTGATGGCCCTTCACGTCTCTACAGTAATCGTTGTGCAGAGTACCTTGAAACGCCGCCTCCAGCAGACTGGGATGGCGTGTACACGGCCAAAAGCAAATAA
- a CDS encoding FecR domain-containing protein: MKKLLFVLLISLVLMPVLAFAAPVGKITGLNGQAYMRVKAGVPYTPLTKGTAIATGTWIKTGPKGWVELTLNDKSTFTLANNTEFEVTGFLLTKNKREGTFNLAEGKLRASVVKFGGKQSGMTVKSGTAVAGIKGTEFLMLSQGQANVFFGNEGTVSVSGDGKSGQQPLTSSTYVQNTRGLPPAEPVKIDQGTPLAEAKGIFDGVTAAEPPKEWTDSGKIVDICARWNINHGHYLADSGKYQDALNVFQIALDLTKVESVRADAHMERGAVYARFLSNPELALAEYLLVLEEYPSLPQAEFALFNAAQTLAEMGFNEQAKLRFEQYLKMYPQGKQRSNAETLLNGIGK, translated from the coding sequence ATGAAAAAACTGTTGTTTGTCCTGCTGATTAGCCTCGTTCTCATGCCGGTACTGGCTTTTGCTGCGCCGGTAGGAAAAATCACCGGACTTAATGGCCAGGCCTACATGCGGGTTAAGGCCGGCGTACCTTATACACCACTCACCAAGGGCACTGCTATTGCCACCGGCACCTGGATCAAGACCGGTCCCAAAGGCTGGGTTGAATTGACCCTGAATGATAAGAGCACCTTCACTCTGGCCAATAATACCGAATTCGAGGTGACCGGCTTCCTGCTAACCAAGAACAAGCGGGAAGGTACCTTTAATCTGGCAGAAGGCAAGTTGCGGGCTTCAGTGGTAAAGTTCGGCGGTAAACAGAGTGGTATGACAGTGAAGAGCGGCACGGCGGTTGCCGGAATCAAGGGCACCGAGTTTCTCATGCTGTCACAAGGGCAGGCCAACGTGTTTTTCGGCAATGAAGGCACTGTATCGGTTTCCGGTGACGGGAAGTCCGGGCAGCAGCCGCTTACTTCGTCCACCTATGTTCAGAATACCCGTGGTTTGCCTCCGGCAGAGCCGGTTAAGATTGACCAGGGAACACCACTGGCTGAGGCAAAAGGCATATTCGATGGCGTAACCGCTGCCGAGCCCCCCAAAGAATGGACTGACTCAGGAAAAATTGTTGATATTTGTGCGCGCTGGAACATCAATCATGGCCACTACCTGGCAGACAGCGGCAAGTATCAGGACGCCCTGAACGTGTTTCAGATTGCACTGGACCTGACCAAGGTTGAATCTGTACGGGCCGATGCCCATATGGAGCGCGGCGCCGTATATGCCCGCTTCCTGTCCAATCCGGAACTTGCCCTGGCAGAGTATCTGTTGGTGCTGGAAGAATACCCCAGTCTGCCCCAGGCTGAATTCGCCCTGTTTAATGCTGCTCAGACCCTTGCTGAAATGGGCTTTAACGAGCAGGCCAAGCTGCGCTTCGAACAGTATCTCAAGATGTATCCCCAGGGGAAACAACGCAGCAATGCCGAAACCCTGCTGAACGGCATCGGTAAGTAG
- a CDS encoding GspE/PulE family protein, with protein sequence MDQSPTSDMNLLKQQLEYRKRLMDKINEIHSADNLNTILLHIKDSIAALFTAQRITIYLADAKRNLLISKVLSGSEVKQIVVPISDTSLAGYCALSGTVLNIKDAYNDHELKMISSNLKFDHSWDQKTGFVTKQVLCVPMKFQRTLIGVIQIINKQNGTPFDDTDITYALELGTSLSIAIHNIYRLQVTTKIIRQRSRYNYLLDRNILDDKAIEKASVHPDVAKFGLDAVLMREYKVPREEMAKALSLFFGTEFIKYEPAAPPMEEELLKRIRPDRLMKEWWVPYKVENGVLYIIMDDPTDLGRQDMIKFIYPEYKRISYVGAFRDDIQSYIGLFYNRGASLGSGGSIDELINKLDATDEPEIEQESSKVSEQDSVIVQLVNKIIIDAVQGKVSDIHIEPYPGKEDVIVRTRIDGRCKVYQRIPYKYKYAIPSRIKIMCGLDISERRKPQDGKIDFKKFGPLDIELRVATVPTAGQLEDVVMRVLASGEAALPYDKLGLTERNSKVLLECINQPYGLVLVVGPTGSGKTTTLHSAISVINTPETKIWTAEDPVEITQRGLRQVQVHPKIGFTFAAALRSFLRADPDVIMVGEMRDQETAEIGVESSLTGHLVFSTLHTNSAPETVTRLLDMELDPFSFSDAILCILAQRLCRRLCDCKQEYQPDRKELEDIIMEYGVEAFKKTGINPADIKLCKATGCPKCGDSGYKGRLGIHELLQGTDEMKTLIKRKSEIEAIRRQAIDDGMTTLKQDGILKCFQGLTDLKEVRKVCIK encoded by the coding sequence ATGGACCAATCTCCAACGTCAGATATGAACCTGCTCAAACAACAGCTTGAGTACCGCAAACGGTTGATGGACAAGATTAACGAGATCCATTCCGCTGATAATCTCAACACTATCCTGCTTCATATAAAAGACAGTATTGCAGCTCTGTTTACCGCCCAGCGCATCACGATCTATCTGGCTGATGCAAAACGCAATCTTCTGATATCAAAGGTTTTATCAGGCTCGGAGGTCAAACAGATCGTAGTACCGATCTCTGATACCAGTCTTGCAGGATACTGTGCCCTGTCCGGTACGGTACTGAATATCAAAGACGCCTACAATGATCATGAACTGAAGATGATCAGCTCCAACCTCAAGTTTGATCACTCCTGGGATCAAAAAACCGGCTTTGTTACCAAACAGGTCCTCTGTGTGCCGATGAAGTTCCAACGCACCCTGATCGGTGTGATTCAGATCATCAACAAGCAGAACGGCACCCCCTTTGACGATACGGATATCACCTACGCCCTGGAGCTGGGGACATCGCTTTCAATTGCCATTCACAACATCTACCGCTTGCAGGTAACCACCAAGATCATTCGCCAGCGCAGCCGCTACAACTACCTGCTGGACCGCAATATTCTGGATGACAAGGCGATTGAAAAGGCATCTGTACACCCGGATGTTGCCAAGTTCGGCCTTGATGCTGTTTTGATGCGCGAATACAAGGTCCCCAGAGAAGAGATGGCCAAGGCGCTGTCGCTCTTCTTTGGCACTGAGTTCATCAAGTATGAGCCGGCAGCCCCTCCCATGGAGGAAGAGCTGCTCAAGCGGATCAGGCCGGACCGTTTGATGAAGGAGTGGTGGGTGCCGTACAAGGTTGAAAACGGTGTACTCTATATCATCATGGATGACCCGACTGATCTGGGGCGTCAGGACATGATCAAATTCATCTATCCTGAATACAAACGGATCAGTTATGTCGGGGCCTTCAGGGATGATATTCAGAGTTATATCGGCCTATTCTACAACCGTGGGGCCTCTCTGGGATCAGGAGGCAGCATAGATGAATTGATCAACAAGCTGGACGCAACGGATGAGCCTGAAATCGAGCAGGAGTCATCAAAAGTCTCTGAACAGGACAGCGTCATTGTCCAACTGGTAAACAAGATCATCATTGATGCAGTCCAGGGCAAAGTGTCTGATATCCATATTGAGCCCTATCCCGGCAAAGAGGATGTCATTGTACGTACCCGGATCGATGGCCGTTGCAAGGTCTATCAGCGCATACCCTATAAATATAAATACGCCATCCCTTCCCGGATCAAGATCATGTGCGGCCTTGACATTTCAGAGCGCCGCAAGCCTCAGGACGGCAAGATCGACTTCAAAAAGTTTGGTCCGCTCGATATTGAGCTGCGGGTAGCCACAGTACCGACAGCCGGTCAGCTTGAAGACGTGGTCATGCGGGTGCTGGCTTCAGGTGAGGCCGCCCTGCCCTATGACAAGCTGGGGCTCACTGAGCGTAACAGCAAGGTCCTGCTGGAATGCATCAATCAGCCCTATGGGCTGGTACTGGTTGTCGGCCCCACCGGTTCCGGCAAGACCACCACCTTGCATTCTGCCATTTCCGTTATCAATACCCCTGAAACCAAGATCTGGACTGCTGAAGATCCGGTGGAGATCACGCAGCGGGGCCTGCGACAGGTGCAGGTGCACCCCAAGATCGGTTTTACCTTTGCCGCAGCCTTGCGTTCCTTCCTGCGGGCCGACCCTGATGTGATCATGGTGGGTGAGATGCGGGATCAGGAAACTGCCGAGATCGGCGTTGAATCATCCCTGACCGGCCACCTGGTCTTTTCCACCCTGCACACCAACTCGGCACCGGAGACGGTTACCCGTCTGCTGGATATGGAACTGGATCCATTCTCGTTCTCAGACGCCATTCTCTGTATTCTTGCCCAACGTCTCTGCCGTCGTCTCTGTGACTGCAAACAGGAGTATCAGCCGGACCGCAAAGAGCTGGAAGATATCATTATGGAGTACGGGGTGGAGGCGTTCAAAAAGACCGGCATAAACCCTGCCGACATCAAGCTTTGTAAGGCAACCGGATGCCCTAAATGTGGTGATTCCGGCTACAAAGGCCGTCTGGGAATCCATGAACTGTTACAGGGTACCGATGAAATGAAGACCCTGATCAAGCGTAAATCTGAGATTGAGGCAATCCGCCGTCAGGCGATCGATGATGGCATGACCACCCTGAAACAGGATGGAATTCTTAAATGCTTCCAGGGATTGACTGATCTGAAAGAGGTCAGAAAAGTCTGTATCAAATAA
- a CDS encoding RCKP-type rubredoxin-like domain-containing protein has protein sequence MATWKCDCGFSKEGRCKPQKCEKCGEKGKFTKVE, from the coding sequence ATGGCAACCTGGAAATGCGACTGCGGCTTCAGCAAGGAAGGACGCTGCAAACCGCAAAAATGTGAGAAGTGTGGAGAAAAGGGCAAGTTCACGAAGGTTGAGTAG